The proteins below are encoded in one region of Bacteroides uniformis:
- a CDS encoding GH36-type glycosyl hydrolase domain-containing protein, with translation MQDKRFGYFDDDNREYVITDPKTPWPWINYLGNEDFFSLISNTAGGYSFYKDAKFRRITRYRYNNVPMDNGGRYFYINEGGNVWSPTWKPCKTALDSYECRHGMSYTRITGSKDGIEASLLFFVPLKTWGEVQKLTLRNTSAKVRKLKLFSFAEWCLWNAATDMENFQRNFSTGEVEVDGSVIYHKTEYKERRNHYAFYSINTPVDGFDTDRETFVGLYNEFADPERVVEGRPGNSIAHGWSPIASHYLEVELQPGESRDFIFLLGYVENKQEAKFEEHEASQHEAFKQSVPSSPIINKVKAKAMISAFDTTAKVDAAFAELKAYWDRLLDIYVVKTDEEKLDRMVNIWNQYQCMITFNMSRSASFFESGIGRGMGFRDSNQDLVGFVHQIPERARERIIDIASTQFPDGGCYHQYQPLTKRGNNDIGGGFNDDPMWLIFGTVAYIKESGDFSILDEPVPFDNKEGSEVSLFEHLRVSFNHVIENLGPHMLPLIGRADWNDCLNLNCFSWDPNESFQTTENQTEGSQAESLMIAGLFVVCGRDYVELCRHLGKDDEANRAQTYIENMVEAVKKHGWDGDWYLRAYDYFGHKVGSKENEEGQIFIESQGWCTMAGIGLEEGMVKKALDSVKERLDCEHGIVLNNPPFTRYVVEYGEISTYPAGYKENAGIFCHNNPWVIIGETVLGRGDRSWEYFRKICPSYTEEHSALHKVEPYVCCQMVAGKDAARPGEGKNSWLTGTAAWMWYAITQFILGIKPSYEGLEINPCIPAGWKGFNVKRRFRGAEYHITVKNPDGVCKGIKSVTVDGQPIEGNVVNHLPGTHTVEVIMG, from the coding sequence ATGCAAGACAAAAGATTCGGATATTTCGATGACGACAACCGCGAATACGTCATTACCGATCCCAAGACACCTTGGCCATGGATTAACTACCTGGGCAATGAAGATTTCTTCTCACTCATCTCCAATACTGCCGGAGGCTATTCCTTCTACAAGGACGCCAAGTTCCGCCGCATCACCCGCTACCGCTACAACAACGTGCCGATGGACAACGGGGGACGCTACTTCTACATCAATGAAGGCGGCAACGTATGGTCTCCCACCTGGAAGCCCTGCAAGACTGCACTCGACAGTTACGAGTGTCGCCACGGCATGAGCTACACCCGCATCACCGGATCCAAAGACGGCATCGAAGCCAGCCTGCTCTTCTTCGTCCCACTGAAGACCTGGGGAGAGGTGCAGAAGCTGACCTTGCGGAATACTTCTGCCAAAGTGAGAAAACTCAAACTATTCTCCTTTGCCGAATGGTGCTTGTGGAATGCCGCTACGGACATGGAGAACTTCCAGCGTAACTTCTCCACGGGAGAGGTGGAAGTGGACGGGTCTGTCATCTACCACAAGACGGAATACAAGGAACGCCGCAATCACTACGCCTTCTACAGTATCAATACACCCGTAGACGGTTTCGATACCGACCGCGAAACATTCGTGGGACTCTACAACGAGTTTGCCGACCCGGAACGGGTAGTAGAAGGCAGACCGGGCAACAGCATTGCCCACGGTTGGAGTCCCATCGCCTCGCACTATCTGGAAGTAGAACTGCAACCCGGCGAAAGCCGCGACTTCATCTTCCTGCTGGGCTATGTGGAAAACAAGCAAGAGGCAAAGTTCGAGGAGCATGAAGCATCTCAGCATGAAGCATTCAAGCAGAGTGTACCCTCTTCACCTATTATAAATAAGGTAAAGGCTAAGGCGATGATTTCGGCCTTCGACACTACCGCCAAAGTAGATGCCGCCTTTGCCGAGCTGAAAGCCTACTGGGACCGCCTGCTGGACATCTACGTCGTGAAGACCGACGAAGAAAAGTTGGACCGCATGGTGAACATCTGGAACCAGTACCAGTGCATGATTACCTTCAACATGTCCCGCTCCGCCTCTTTCTTCGAGAGCGGCATCGGTCGTGGAATGGGTTTCCGCGACTCCAACCAGGACCTCGTGGGCTTCGTGCATCAGATACCGGAACGAGCCCGCGAACGAATCATCGACATAGCTTCTACCCAATTCCCCGACGGAGGATGCTACCACCAATACCAACCGCTGACCAAACGCGGCAACAACGACATCGGCGGCGGCTTCAACGATGACCCCATGTGGCTTATCTTCGGTACGGTGGCATACATCAAGGAATCGGGAGACTTCAGTATCCTGGATGAGCCCGTCCCCTTCGACAACAAAGAAGGTTCGGAAGTGTCTCTGTTCGAGCACCTGCGCGTCTCCTTCAACCACGTCATCGAGAACCTCGGCCCCCACATGTTGCCCCTCATCGGCCGTGCCGACTGGAACGACTGCCTGAACCTGAACTGCTTCTCCTGGGACCCGAATGAATCCTTCCAGACCACGGAAAACCAGACGGAAGGCAGCCAAGCAGAATCGCTGATGATTGCCGGCTTGTTCGTGGTATGCGGACGCGACTATGTGGAACTATGCCGCCACCTGGGTAAAGACGACGAAGCAAACAGAGCGCAAACCTATATAGAGAACATGGTGGAAGCCGTGAAAAAACATGGCTGGGACGGTGACTGGTACTTGCGCGCCTACGATTACTTCGGCCACAAGGTAGGTTCCAAAGAGAACGAAGAAGGACAAATCTTCATCGAATCGCAAGGCTGGTGCACCATGGCAGGCATCGGACTGGAAGAAGGCATGGTAAAAAAAGCGCTGGACTCCGTAAAGGAACGCCTGGACTGCGAACACGGTATTGTACTCAACAATCCACCCTTCACCCGCTATGTTGTGGAGTATGGAGAAATCTCCACCTATCCCGCCGGCTACAAGGAGAACGCAGGTATCTTCTGCCACAACAACCCGTGGGTCATCATCGGAGAAACCGTACTGGGACGGGGTGACCGTTCCTGGGAGTATTTCCGCAAGATATGCCCGTCGTACACCGAAGAGCACAGTGCCCTGCATAAAGTAGAACCTTACGTATGCTGCCAGATGGTGGCCGGCAAGGACGCCGCCCGCCCCGGCGAAGGCAAGAACAGCTGGCTGACTGGAACGGCTGCCTGGATGTGGTATGCCATCACGCAATTCATACTCGGCATCAAGCCTTCGTATGAAGGTCTGGAAATCAATCCTTGTATCCCGGCAGGCTGGAAAGGCTTCAACGTGAAGCGTAGGTTCCGCGGGGCAGAATATCATATTACCGTGAAGAATCCCGATGGTGTGTGCAAAGGCATCAAGTCCGTCACAGTAGACGGCCAGCCGATAGAAGGCAATGTGGTGAACCATCTGCCGGGCACGCATACAGTAGAAGTAATAATGGGATAA
- a CDS encoding aldo/keto reductase, with protein sequence MINPIYSPAPERYDNGMKFRRCGQSGILLPEISLGLWHNFGDVNTFANSQAMAHYAFDRGITHFDLANNYGPSYGSAEETFGMIMKKSFMPYRDELFISTKAGHDMWPGPYGEWGSRKYLMSSLNQSLKRMNLEYVDIFYSHRYDPDTPLEETLQALVDIVRQGKALYVGISKYPKEAAEFAYKYLEERDVHCLLYQGRYNLFNREPEEEGILQQAKGNGTGFIAFSPLAQGLLTNRYLNGIPEDSRMAKGAFLKKEALTDETLQKIKALNEVAASRGQTLAEMSLAWLLKDDLVTSVIIGASSVAQLADNLKATENTDFSAEELEKIKKIIQK encoded by the coding sequence ATGATAAACCCTATTTATTCTCCAGCGCCCGAACGCTATGACAACGGCATGAAATTCCGCCGTTGCGGGCAAAGCGGCATCCTGCTGCCGGAAATATCACTCGGATTGTGGCACAACTTCGGCGACGTGAACACATTTGCCAATTCCCAGGCCATGGCGCACTATGCCTTCGACCGTGGAATCACACATTTCGACCTCGCCAACAATTACGGTCCTTCCTACGGTTCCGCCGAAGAGACTTTCGGAATGATTATGAAGAAATCCTTCATGCCCTATCGGGACGAACTATTCATCTCCACCAAGGCCGGACACGACATGTGGCCCGGCCCCTACGGGGAGTGGGGCTCACGCAAGTACCTGATGAGCAGCCTCAACCAAAGTCTGAAACGGATGAACCTGGAGTATGTGGACATCTTCTACTCCCACCGCTACGACCCGGATACTCCGCTTGAAGAGACCCTGCAAGCACTGGTTGATATCGTACGGCAAGGCAAAGCACTCTATGTAGGAATCTCCAAATATCCCAAAGAGGCGGCCGAGTTTGCCTACAAATACCTGGAAGAACGGGATGTACACTGCCTGCTCTATCAAGGCAGATACAATCTCTTCAACCGCGAACCGGAAGAAGAAGGTATCCTGCAGCAAGCCAAAGGGAACGGAACCGGCTTCATCGCCTTCTCCCCGCTGGCGCAGGGCCTGCTGACCAACCGCTACCTAAATGGTATTCCCGAAGATTCGCGCATGGCAAAGGGGGCTTTCCTAAAGAAAGAAGCACTGACCGACGAGACGCTGCAAAAAATCAAGGCACTCAACGAGGTTGCTGCCTCACGCGGGCAAACCCTTGCCGAGATGTCACTTGCCTGGCTGTTGAAGGACGACCTGGTGACAAGCGTCATCATCGGAGCGAGCTCCGTTGCCCAACTGGCAGATAACCTGAAAGCGACTGAAAATACAGACTTCTCTGCCGAGGAACTGGAGAAGATAAAGAAAATCATTCAAAAATAA
- a CDS encoding DUF4136 domain-containing protein, translating to MKKFIPLLLAVFAVTLASCEKDPDMDKLDNNYLVYTNYDKKADFKTFETYYLPDSILVIGDKENAEYWKDENAQEILSAYVANMNSRGYIRVNDREEADLGLQVSYVRSTYYFTDYGRPEWWWNYPGYWDAPYWGNWGGWYYPYAVNYSYSTGSFISELLNLEAPQGQSEKLPVLWTSYMSGLLSGSTSVNTKLAVQGVNQAFTQSTYLTNK from the coding sequence ATGAAGAAATTTATTCCCCTATTATTAGCGGTCTTTGCAGTGACGCTTGCATCTTGCGAAAAAGACCCTGACATGGATAAGCTGGACAATAATTATCTGGTTTATACCAACTATGACAAGAAGGCGGATTTCAAAACCTTCGAAACTTATTACTTGCCGGACAGCATTCTGGTCATCGGTGATAAGGAAAACGCCGAATACTGGAAAGATGAGAATGCCCAGGAAATTCTCAGCGCTTATGTTGCTAACATGAACAGCCGCGGCTACATCCGTGTGAATGACCGGGAAGAAGCCGACCTTGGCTTGCAGGTAAGCTATGTCAGAAGTACCTATTACTTCACCGACTACGGACGTCCCGAATGGTGGTGGAACTATCCAGGCTACTGGGATGCTCCTTACTGGGGCAACTGGGGCGGATGGTATTATCCCTATGCCGTGAACTATTCCTACAGTACCGGTTCCTTTATCAGCGAATTGTTGAATCTGGAGGCGCCGCAAGGCCAGAGCGAGAAACTTCCTGTTCTGTGGACCAGCTATATGAGCGGCTTGCTGAGTGGTTCTACTTCTGTCAATACCAAACTTGCCGTGCAAGGTGTGAACCAAGCTTTCACTCAATCAACTTACCTGACTAACAAGTAG
- a CDS encoding outer membrane beta-barrel protein: MKTIKYLSLRVFAVAALALVFALPTKAQMTDNGYANIDWQYNFPLSNNFADKSSGWGMNFEGGYFLTDNFALGAFLNYHSNHEYFGRQTLPVGEGGSLNTDQQHTAFQLPFGLASRYVWNRGGAFQPYAGVKLGAEYAQLKSTFNVFEANKDTWGFYVSPEIGFNVYPWAYGPGLHFAAYYSYGTNKGDLFTYSVDGLSNFGLRVGIAF; encoded by the coding sequence ATGAAAACAATAAAATATCTTTCCTTGAGAGTATTTGCGGTTGCCGCTCTTGCTCTCGTCTTCGCCCTACCGACGAAGGCACAGATGACCGATAACGGTTATGCCAATATCGACTGGCAATATAACTTTCCCCTCAGCAACAACTTCGCCGACAAATCAAGCGGCTGGGGTATGAATTTTGAAGGCGGTTACTTCCTGACAGACAATTTTGCATTGGGAGCTTTCTTGAACTACCATAGCAACCATGAGTATTTCGGTCGCCAGACACTTCCCGTAGGCGAAGGCGGCAGTCTGAATACCGACCAGCAGCACACTGCATTCCAGTTGCCTTTCGGTCTGGCCTCCCGCTATGTATGGAACCGTGGAGGTGCATTCCAGCCGTATGCCGGTGTAAAACTGGGTGCTGAATATGCACAGTTGAAGTCAACTTTCAACGTATTCGAAGCCAACAAAGATACATGGGGTTTCTATGTATCTCCTGAAATTGGTTTCAATGTGTATCCTTGGGCTTATGGACCGGGCTTGCATTTCGCAGCCTATTACAGCTACGGTACGAACAAAGGTGACCTCTTTACGTACAGCGTAGACGGTTTGAGCAATTTCGGTCTGCGCGTAGGTATTGCGTTCTGA
- a CDS encoding glycoside hydrolase family 3 N-terminal domain-containing protein — MKRIYLLAYITILCCLCPLLKAQLGPMPFTPVPPNDPSLVRLLNSDVRCRQWVDSVMQRLTLKERIGQLFIYTIAPQQDKANKELLRKVVEDYKVGGLLFSGGLMQNQVMLTNEAQRMAEVPLMITFDGEWGLAMRLRGTPNFPRNMVLGCIQNDTLIYEYGREVARQCRELGVQVNFAPVADVNINPKNPVINTRSFGESPFNVANKVVAYSKGLEDGGVLSVSKHFPGHGDTDVDSHKALPVLPFTRARLDSIELYPFRKAIRAGLGGMMVGHLEVPTIEPQKGLPSSLSRKVVSGLLVNDLGFQGLVFTDALAMKGVSGNESICLQALKAGNDLLLVPRRIKEEVEAVLAAVKKGELTEKEIEAKCRKVLKYKYALGLEKKPHVQLSGLGTRINTPKTRDLMRRLNLAAITVLDNRDEVLPLDPSIGEVAVLNVGEAQEIQPFLKELSQYTRPVEFRLGKNLPEADGNRLRNALAKYKRILVCVTEHRLTPYQNFFAKFAPDVPVVYLFFIPGKQVLQIKQGDAAAEAVILAHSSNEEVQRQVARIVYGSACSEGRLSASIGSRFAAGAGVTLTPQSAPRFVPEEHGMNSRLLAEIDKIAEEGIREGAYPGCQVVVLKDGREMYNKAFGTHVWNEAGSKALPVKKTDVYDIASLTKTTATLLAVMKLYDGGRLNLTDRVSDYLPFLQDTDKKNITVRELLMHESGLPSTLLFYQEAIDEESYTGTLFKARPDARHSARIGRQTWANPKFRFRQGLTSKVQTPEYTMQVSDSLWLNRSFKQEYLQKIVDTPLRDKRYRYSCVGFILLQQLVEARTGMSMDEYLAKEFYTPMGLERTGYLPLRFLKKEDIVPSSTDPFLRKTTLQGFVHDESAAFQGGVSGNAGLFSTAEEVAKVYQMLLNGGELDGKRYLSKETCRVFTTTVSRISRRGLGFDKPDRHNPQKSPCAESAPASVYGHTGFTGTCAWTDPENGLVYVFLSNRTYPDVWNNKLMRLDIRTRIQEAVYKAMLGGKK, encoded by the coding sequence ATGAAGAGAATATACCTGCTTGCCTATATCACTATATTGTGTTGTCTTTGTCCGCTTCTGAAAGCGCAGCTTGGCCCGATGCCGTTTACTCCGGTGCCGCCGAACGACCCTTCGCTTGTACGTCTCTTGAACAGTGACGTGCGGTGCAGGCAGTGGGTGGATTCCGTCATGCAGCGTCTGACTCTGAAAGAACGCATCGGACAACTGTTCATCTATACGATTGCCCCCCAGCAGGACAAGGCCAACAAGGAACTGCTGCGTAAGGTGGTGGAGGACTATAAGGTAGGCGGTCTGTTATTCTCCGGCGGATTGATGCAGAACCAGGTGATGTTGACCAATGAGGCGCAGCGGATGGCGGAAGTTCCGCTGATGATTACCTTTGACGGTGAATGGGGGCTGGCTATGCGCCTTCGCGGTACTCCGAACTTTCCGCGAAACATGGTGCTGGGCTGCATACAGAACGATACACTGATTTATGAATATGGGCGCGAGGTGGCCCGCCAATGCCGTGAACTGGGGGTGCAAGTGAATTTTGCTCCCGTAGCGGATGTGAATATCAATCCCAAGAATCCGGTTATCAATACCCGTTCCTTCGGTGAAAGTCCGTTCAATGTGGCGAACAAGGTTGTTGCCTACTCCAAAGGGTTGGAGGATGGTGGTGTGCTTTCTGTCAGCAAGCACTTTCCGGGACATGGGGATACGGATGTGGATTCTCATAAGGCGTTGCCCGTGCTGCCTTTTACCCGTGCCCGTCTGGACAGTATAGAGCTTTATCCTTTCAGAAAAGCTATTCGTGCCGGATTGGGAGGAATGATGGTGGGGCACTTGGAGGTGCCTACCATAGAGCCGCAAAAGGGGCTCCCGTCTTCGCTTTCGCGTAAGGTAGTTTCCGGTCTGTTGGTGAATGACCTCGGCTTTCAGGGGCTTGTCTTTACGGATGCCCTTGCCATGAAAGGGGTATCGGGCAATGAAAGCATCTGTTTGCAGGCGCTGAAAGCCGGCAATGATTTGCTGCTTGTCCCCCGGCGTATTAAGGAAGAAGTGGAGGCTGTGCTTGCCGCTGTGAAAAAAGGGGAGCTGACAGAGAAAGAGATAGAGGCGAAATGCCGTAAAGTACTGAAATATAAATATGCCCTTGGGTTGGAAAAGAAACCCCATGTACAGCTTTCAGGTTTGGGGACCCGCATCAATACTCCGAAAACGCGTGATTTGATGCGCCGGCTGAACTTGGCGGCCATCACTGTGCTGGATAACCGGGACGAGGTACTTCCGCTGGACCCTTCCATCGGTGAAGTTGCCGTGCTCAATGTGGGAGAAGCGCAGGAAATCCAGCCGTTCCTCAAGGAACTGTCGCAGTATACCCGTCCTGTGGAGTTCCGTTTGGGCAAGAATCTGCCGGAGGCTGACGGGAACCGTTTGAGAAATGCGCTGGCCAAGTACAAACGTATTCTGGTCTGTGTCACCGAACACCGTTTGACGCCCTATCAGAATTTCTTTGCAAAGTTCGCTCCTGACGTACCGGTGGTTTATCTGTTCTTTATTCCTGGCAAGCAGGTATTGCAGATAAAACAAGGGGACGCTGCTGCTGAAGCGGTGATTTTGGCACACTCCTCCAACGAGGAGGTACAGCGGCAGGTTGCCCGGATTGTTTATGGCAGCGCTTGTTCAGAGGGACGCTTGTCTGCCAGTATCGGTAGTCGGTTTGCTGCCGGTGCGGGAGTGACGCTGACTCCTCAAAGCGCCCCCCGCTTTGTACCCGAAGAGCATGGTATGAATTCCCGTCTGCTGGCTGAAATAGACAAGATAGCTGAAGAAGGCATTCGTGAAGGGGCTTACCCCGGCTGCCAGGTGGTGGTGCTGAAGGATGGTAGGGAGATGTATAATAAAGCTTTCGGTACCCACGTCTGGAACGAGGCCGGAAGCAAGGCGCTTCCCGTAAAGAAGACGGATGTATACGACATCGCTTCGCTGACAAAGACCACAGCCACGCTGCTTGCTGTGATGAAGTTGTACGATGGCGGACGCCTCAATCTTACAGACCGGGTGTCGGATTATCTGCCTTTCCTACAGGATACGGACAAGAAGAATATTACGGTACGCGAACTGCTGATGCATGAATCCGGTCTACCTTCTACCTTGCTATTCTATCAGGAAGCGATTGATGAAGAGAGCTACACCGGCACTTTGTTCAAGGCACGTCCCGATGCCCGGCATTCCGCACGCATCGGACGGCAGACTTGGGCGAACCCTAAGTTCCGCTTCCGTCAGGGACTGACGTCGAAGGTGCAGACACCGGAATATACGATGCAAGTGTCCGACAGCCTTTGGCTGAACCGTTCTTTCAAGCAGGAGTACTTGCAGAAGATTGTGGATACTCCGCTTAGAGATAAACGTTACCGTTATAGTTGTGTGGGCTTTATCTTGTTGCAGCAGTTGGTCGAGGCGCGCACCGGCATGTCTATGGACGAATATTTGGCCAAGGAATTCTATACTCCGATGGGATTGGAGCGTACGGGGTATCTTCCTCTGCGCTTCTTGAAGAAGGAAGATATTGTACCTTCATCAACAGATCCTTTCTTGCGTAAGACTACCTTGCAAGGATTTGTACATGATGAATCCGCAGCTTTTCAGGGTGGCGTTTCCGGTAATGCCGGGCTGTTCTCCACTGCCGAAGAAGTAGCAAAAGTCTATCAGATGTTGCTGAATGGGGGTGAACTGGACGGTAAACGCTATTTGAGCAAGGAGACCTGCAGGGTATTTACTACCACTGTCTCAAGGATAAGCCGCCGGGGGCTGGGATTTGATAAGCCCGACCGGCATAATCCCCAGAAGAGTCCCTGCGCAGAGTCTGCCCCTGCTTCTGTCTATGGTCATACCGGTTTCACGGGTACTTGCGCCTGGACAGACCCGGAGAACGGCTTGGTTTATGTCTTTTTGAGCAACCGCACCTATCCGGATGTGTGGAATAACAAGTTGATGAGGCTGGATATAAGGACGAGGATTCAGGAAGCTGTATATAAGGCGATGCTGGGAGGAAAAAAATAA
- a CDS encoding glycoside hydrolase family 97 protein, translated as MKSLLIQTFCLLFLCLGTVRAQQYQLASPNGKLSVTVDAGEALTWQIAHDGTTVLQPSAIALQGRDEKSAKKAITFGKNVKVIRAERKSVESSFPTPLYKKASVKDVYNQLTLKCRGGYSVQFRAYDDGAAYRFISEQNKPFIVLNETADFNFDKDYQAFVPYINDNRNGERYCFSFESYYDEAPLSKMYTDSLSITPLMVCLDGGKKAVIMEAGLENYPGMFLTVNPQTRQGVQAAFAPYPLEEIIGGHNRLNLIPTKRADYIARCAKQELPWRVVLVTEKDTQLADNDMAQRLAPACRIKDISWIKPGKVAWDWWNTCNLTGVDFKAGMNTPTYKAFIDFAADNNLEYIIIDDGWSGNESLLKDLNPDIDLKELVAYGNQKGVGIILWASWRNSAKDTEAAFSHYAQMGIKGFKIDFFDRDDQPLVQSVERIVACAAEHRLVLDLHGLKPYGIQRTYPNVLNFEGVKGLENAKWEPIVNGAPLHNFPRYDVTAPYLRMLIGPMDYTPGATMNATRETFRAVNDHPMSQGTRVHQMAMYTLFEAPLQMLADSPSKYMKEQECTDFIAKVPTVFDETVALDGEVGEYLTLARRKGDVWYIASMTDWTPRDCTIDLSFLGEGSYEAEIFSDGINADREATDYKKEVRTVTSGDKLNIHMAPGGGWTARIWKR; from the coding sequence ATGAAAAGCCTCCTTATTCAAACCTTTTGTTTATTATTCCTTTGCTTGGGCACGGTCCGTGCACAGCAATACCAACTTGCATCACCCAACGGAAAACTATCCGTTACGGTAGATGCCGGAGAAGCCCTCACCTGGCAGATAGCACACGACGGAACCACGGTGCTGCAACCCTCTGCCATCGCCCTGCAAGGCAGAGATGAAAAATCAGCCAAGAAAGCAATAACTTTCGGTAAAAATGTAAAAGTAATCCGTGCAGAACGCAAGTCTGTAGAGTCCTCCTTCCCCACTCCCCTCTATAAAAAAGCAAGTGTGAAGGATGTCTACAACCAGCTGACACTGAAATGCCGCGGAGGCTACAGCGTACAGTTCCGCGCATACGATGACGGCGCTGCCTACCGCTTCATTTCCGAACAGAACAAGCCGTTTATCGTCCTCAACGAAACTGCGGACTTCAATTTCGACAAGGATTACCAGGCATTTGTACCTTACATAAACGACAACCGCAACGGTGAGCGCTATTGCTTCTCCTTCGAGTCTTACTACGACGAAGCCCCGTTGTCCAAAATGTACACCGACTCACTCTCCATCACCCCACTGATGGTTTGCCTGGACGGAGGAAAGAAAGCCGTTATCATGGAAGCCGGATTGGAAAACTATCCCGGCATGTTCCTCACTGTAAATCCCCAGACACGTCAAGGAGTGCAGGCAGCATTTGCCCCCTATCCGCTGGAGGAAATAATCGGCGGACACAACCGGCTGAACCTGATACCGACAAAACGTGCAGACTACATCGCCCGTTGTGCCAAGCAGGAGCTCCCCTGGCGTGTGGTGCTCGTCACCGAGAAGGACACGCAGCTTGCCGACAATGACATGGCACAGCGTCTTGCCCCCGCCTGCCGCATCAAAGACATTTCCTGGATTAAACCCGGCAAAGTGGCTTGGGACTGGTGGAACACCTGCAACCTGACTGGCGTAGACTTCAAAGCCGGCATGAACACCCCGACTTATAAGGCATTCATCGACTTTGCCGCCGACAACAACCTGGAATATATCATCATCGATGACGGCTGGAGCGGAAACGAATCCTTATTGAAAGACCTGAATCCGGATATCGACTTAAAGGAACTGGTAGCCTACGGAAACCAGAAGGGCGTCGGCATCATTCTCTGGGCAAGCTGGCGAAACTCTGCCAAAGATACGGAAGCTGCATTCAGCCACTATGCACAGATGGGTATCAAAGGCTTCAAGATAGACTTCTTCGACCGTGACGACCAGCCACTGGTACAGTCTGTAGAACGTATTGTAGCCTGCGCCGCCGAGCACCGCCTGGTATTGGACCTGCATGGCCTCAAGCCATACGGTATACAGCGCACCTATCCCAACGTCCTGAACTTTGAAGGTGTAAAGGGATTAGAGAACGCCAAATGGGAACCGATAGTGAACGGAGCCCCCCTCCACAACTTCCCACGCTATGACGTGACTGCTCCCTACCTGCGTATGCTTATAGGCCCGATGGACTACACACCGGGAGCCACAATGAACGCAACCCGCGAAACCTTCCGTGCCGTCAACGACCATCCGATGAGCCAGGGTACGCGCGTCCACCAGATGGCGATGTACACCCTCTTCGAAGCCCCGCTGCAAATGCTTGCCGACAGCCCCAGCAAATATATGAAGGAGCAGGAATGCACGGACTTCATTGCCAAAGTGCCTACCGTTTTCGACGAGACCGTGGCACTGGACGGTGAAGTAGGCGAATACCTTACACTGGCACGCCGCAAGGGAGACGTCTGGTACATCGCCTCCATGACCGACTGGACACCACGCGACTGTACCATCGACCTTTCCTTCCTCGGAGAAGGAAGTTACGAAGCCGAAATCTTTTCCGACGGCATCAATGCCGACCGGGAAGCAACCGACTACAAGAAAGAAGTACGCACCGTGACCTCGGGAGACAAGCTGAACATACACATGGCACCCGGAGGAGGATGGACAGCACGGATATGGAAAAGATGA